From Novosphingobium decolorationis, one genomic window encodes:
- a CDS encoding multidrug efflux RND transporter permease subunit, translating to MSRIFIDRPIFAWVLAIVVMLAGLGALMFLPNEQYPDIAPTQVNISATYTGASAETIENSVTQVIEQNLTGIDGLLYFSSQSSNRGRASISAIFAKGTDPDIAQVQVQNKVQSALSRLPQAVQAQGVRVTKSNPDQLMVVSVYDSTGNRSNQDVSDYLTSNIQDPLSRVEGVGEVNVFGAPHAMRIWLDPRKLSAVSLIPADVVSAIQAQNTEVAAGSVGDLPAPDDQALTATVTAGSRLQTAEQFRAIVVKSNPDGSTVTVGDLGRVEMGAESYSVVTNYNGFPGAGLSVSLSPGADALATAQRVKAKVEELAQNMPEGIEFEYGRDSTKFIQLSVDEVEKALFEAIILVVIVMFVFLQSWRATLIPAIAVPVVLLGTFAIFYLMGFSLNTLTLFGLVLAIGLLVDDAIVVVENVERLLEENPGMSARDATLESMKEIQVALIAIGLVLSAVFLPMAFFGGSTGVIYRQFSLTIVAAMVLSVLVALVLSPALCAQLLKGKNRAPDRKKTWTERHLPWLARAWEKFHTWFNRSFDRMSDAYARQVETVVAHKWRWLTLFALICAGTFFLFQRLPTGFLPNEDQGDIMVQWRLPSGTPLSETQDIQHIVEQYFLKEEAENITGLFAISGGGPGGSGQNAGSSFIRLRDWSERTRPDQAATAIVARANQAFAKLRNAQVFVLVPGAIRGLGQSSGFTMELQNQSGLTREKFQEVRDQLLAAAQADERLSSVRLSDLPEVSTLKVDNNIAALTAYGLTPANVNSTLQTAWGGTYVNDFIDKGRVKRVYVQGEADSRSRPEDLYKWFVRGSDNQMVPFSAFAKTSWSTAPSSTSRFNGLMAYEFSGTPADGVSSGTAMDVMEELSHQFQGISVAWAGSSYQERLSSGQAPLLYALSLLVVFLCLAALYESWSIPIAVILIIPLGLLGAILAVTLRGLENDVYLQIGLLTTMGLAAKNAILMIEFAEHAERQGMRVIEAAVEAARIRLRPILMTSFAFIFGVIPLATASGAGANSRIAIGTSVVGGMLTATILAIFFIPLFFVIVRRSVRDGLAAARARLETRREKKASNAGDAA from the coding sequence ATGTCACGGATCTTCATCGACCGCCCCATCTTCGCATGGGTGCTTGCCATCGTGGTCATGCTCGCCGGGCTCGGCGCGCTCATGTTCCTGCCCAACGAACAGTACCCTGACATCGCGCCGACCCAGGTCAACATCAGCGCGACCTACACCGGCGCCTCGGCCGAAACGATCGAGAACAGCGTCACCCAGGTCATCGAGCAGAACCTGACCGGCATCGACGGACTTCTCTATTTCAGCTCGCAGTCGAGCAACCGAGGCCGCGCCTCGATCAGCGCGATCTTCGCCAAGGGCACCGATCCCGACATCGCGCAGGTCCAGGTCCAGAACAAGGTCCAGTCCGCGCTCTCGCGCCTGCCCCAGGCCGTACAGGCGCAGGGCGTGCGCGTTACCAAGTCGAACCCGGACCAGCTGATGGTCGTCTCGGTCTACGATTCGACCGGCAACCGCTCCAACCAGGACGTCTCCGACTACCTCACCTCCAACATCCAGGACCCGCTCTCACGCGTCGAGGGTGTGGGCGAGGTCAACGTCTTTGGCGCGCCCCACGCGATGCGCATCTGGCTCGATCCGCGCAAGCTTTCGGCCGTCTCGCTGATCCCGGCCGACGTCGTCTCGGCGATTCAGGCCCAGAACACCGAAGTGGCCGCAGGCAGCGTGGGCGATCTGCCCGCACCGGACGATCAGGCCCTCACCGCCACGGTCACCGCCGGCTCGCGCCTGCAGACCGCCGAACAGTTCCGGGCCATCGTGGTGAAGAGCAACCCCGACGGTTCGACCGTCACGGTGGGGGATCTTGGCCGTGTCGAGATGGGCGCGGAAAGCTACTCGGTCGTCACCAACTACAACGGTTTCCCGGGCGCAGGCCTGTCCGTCTCACTCTCGCCGGGCGCCGACGCCCTTGCCACCGCGCAACGGGTCAAGGCCAAGGTCGAGGAACTCGCGCAGAACATGCCCGAGGGCATCGAGTTCGAATACGGCCGCGACAGCACCAAGTTCATCCAGCTTTCGGTCGACGAGGTCGAAAAGGCCCTGTTCGAGGCGATCATCCTCGTCGTGATCGTCATGTTCGTGTTCCTGCAGAGCTGGCGCGCGACGCTGATCCCGGCGATTGCCGTTCCGGTCGTGCTGCTGGGCACCTTTGCCATCTTCTACCTCATGGGCTTCTCGCTCAACACATTGACGCTGTTCGGCCTTGTCCTGGCCATCGGCCTCCTCGTCGATGACGCCATCGTCGTGGTCGAGAACGTCGAGCGTCTGCTCGAGGAAAATCCGGGCATGAGCGCGCGCGATGCGACCTTGGAATCCATGAAGGAAATCCAGGTCGCACTGATCGCGATTGGCCTCGTGCTTTCGGCCGTGTTCTTGCCGATGGCCTTCTTCGGGGGCTCCACCGGCGTCATCTACCGCCAGTTCTCGCTCACCATCGTAGCGGCCATGGTCCTCTCGGTGCTTGTTGCCCTCGTGCTCAGCCCGGCGCTGTGCGCGCAGCTTCTCAAGGGCAAGAACCGGGCCCCTGACCGCAAGAAGACCTGGACCGAACGTCATCTGCCCTGGCTCGCGCGCGCCTGGGAGAAGTTCCACACCTGGTTCAACCGCTCGTTTGACAGGATGAGCGATGCCTACGCGCGTCAGGTCGAGACCGTGGTCGCCCACAAGTGGCGCTGGCTCACACTTTTCGCCCTCATCTGTGCAGGCACCTTCTTCCTGTTCCAGCGCCTGCCTACCGGCTTCCTCCCGAACGAGGACCAGGGCGACATCATGGTCCAGTGGCGCCTGCCCTCGGGCACGCCGCTCTCGGAAACCCAGGACATCCAGCATATCGTCGAGCAGTACTTCCTCAAGGAAGAAGCCGAAAACATCACCGGCCTGTTCGCCATCTCGGGCGGCGGTCCGGGCGGATCGGGCCAGAACGCCGGCTCCAGCTTCATCCGCCTGCGCGACTGGTCCGAGCGCACGCGCCCCGACCAGGCCGCGACCGCGATTGTCGCGCGCGCCAACCAGGCCTTTGCCAAGTTGCGCAATGCCCAGGTCTTCGTCCTCGTGCCGGGTGCGATCCGCGGCCTCGGTCAGTCCTCGGGCTTCACCATGGAGCTGCAGAACCAGTCGGGCCTGACTCGCGAGAAGTTCCAGGAAGTCCGCGACCAGCTGCTCGCTGCCGCCCAGGCCGACGAGCGTCTCTCCAGCGTGCGCCTCTCCGACCTTCCCGAGGTGTCCACGCTCAAGGTCGACAACAACATTGCCGCGCTCACGGCCTATGGCCTGACGCCCGCCAACGTGAACTCGACGCTGCAGACCGCCTGGGGTGGTACTTACGTCAACGACTTCATCGACAAGGGTCGCGTGAAGCGCGTCTACGTGCAGGGCGAGGCGGATTCGCGCTCGCGCCCGGAAGACCTCTACAAGTGGTTCGTGCGTGGCTCGGACAACCAGATGGTGCCCTTCTCCGCCTTTGCGAAAACCAGCTGGTCGACCGCGCCCAGTTCCACCTCACGCTTCAACGGCCTGATGGCCTACGAATTCTCGGGCACGCCCGCCGACGGGGTCAGCTCGGGTACGGCGATGGACGTGATGGAGGAGCTCTCGCACCAGTTCCAGGGCATTTCGGTCGCCTGGGCGGGCTCCTCCTATCAGGAGCGCCTCTCCTCGGGGCAAGCGCCGCTGCTCTATGCGCTCTCGCTGCTGGTCGTGTTCCTGTGCCTTGCCGCGCTCTATGAAAGCTGGTCGATCCCGATTGCGGTGATCCTGATCATTCCGCTGGGCCTTCTGGGCGCGATCCTTGCGGTTACGCTGCGCGGGCTCGAGAACGACGTCTACCTGCAGATCGGCCTGCTCACCACGATGGGCCTCGCCGCGAAGAACGCCATCCTGATGATCGAATTTGCCGAACACGCCGAGCGTCAGGGCATGCGCGTGATCGAGGCCGCGGTCGAGGCCGCGCGCATCCGCCTGCGCCCGATCCTGATGACGAGCTTCGCCTTCATCTTCGGCGTGATTCCACTCGCGACCGCCTCGGGTGCGGGCGCCAACAGCCGCATCGCCATCGGCACCTCGGTCGTAGGCGGCATGTTGACCGCGACGATTCTTGCGATCTTCTTCATCCCGCTATTCTTCGTGATCGTGCGCCGCAGCGTACGCGACGGCCTCGCCGCCGCCCGCGCCCGCCTCGAAACGCGTCGCGAGAAAAAGGCCTCCAACGCAGGAGACGCGGCATGA
- a CDS encoding efflux transporter outer membrane subunit: MRPSTRIVRTHLRRTSALLSAALLGACSMAPKYVQPDSPVPQTWPDGEAYRDTVSAEPRPLTYAEVFEDPALQELIAQALENNRNLRVAAANIAAARAQVKVTRANQFPALATTASATHQETGGGFGLNGWSYALRGGVSNFELDLFGRLKNATAAQVNTALSTEAAARTVQLGLVADIAQGWATYAADRELLRIAEDTARIAGESVRLTQARLEGGIAARSELRQAQQVLETARSDLAAQKTALAQDVNALRLLVGADFDESTLPSSITRVNAALAEVPASADTTILLSRPDVLEAEYSLRAANANIGVARAQLFPTISLSALTGFAAQSLSGLFDEASRSTSYGGNGEWSIFNAGGRSANVGVAKAQRDAALATYEGAIQTAFRETADALADQGTIAERLDAATNFTEVSADNARLVEATYRQGMASSLENLDAQRSLYAARQAEVGMRLARAVNRITLYRVLGGEWVSQPRPDEAAN; this comes from the coding sequence ATGAGGCCATCGACGCGCATCGTCCGCACGCATCTGAGGCGCACGAGCGCCCTTCTTAGCGCCGCCCTGCTGGGCGCCTGTTCGATGGCCCCCAAGTACGTCCAGCCCGACAGCCCGGTGCCTCAGACATGGCCCGACGGCGAAGCCTACCGTGACACGGTGAGCGCCGAGCCCCGCCCGCTCACCTATGCCGAGGTCTTCGAGGACCCCGCGCTGCAGGAGTTGATCGCACAGGCGCTCGAGAACAACCGCAACCTCAGGGTCGCGGCGGCCAATATCGCAGCGGCCCGAGCCCAAGTGAAGGTAACGCGGGCCAACCAGTTCCCGGCGCTTGCCACCACCGCATCCGCCACCCACCAGGAGACCGGCGGCGGCTTCGGCCTCAACGGCTGGTCCTACGCCCTTCGCGGCGGCGTCTCGAATTTCGAACTCGACCTGTTCGGCCGGCTCAAGAACGCCACCGCCGCGCAGGTCAACACCGCGCTTTCGACCGAAGCGGCCGCGCGCACCGTACAGCTGGGCCTCGTTGCCGACATCGCGCAAGGCTGGGCCACCTACGCCGCGGACCGCGAACTGCTGCGCATTGCCGAGGACACGGCACGGATCGCTGGGGAAAGCGTACGCCTGACCCAGGCACGGCTTGAAGGCGGGATCGCGGCCCGCAGCGAACTGCGCCAGGCGCAGCAGGTGCTCGAAACCGCGCGCAGCGACCTCGCTGCCCAGAAGACCGCGCTCGCCCAGGACGTCAACGCACTTCGCCTGCTCGTCGGCGCGGACTTTGACGAAAGCACGCTTCCGAGCAGCATCACCCGCGTCAACGCCGCGCTTGCCGAAGTCCCGGCCAGCGCAGATACCACCATCCTGCTCAGCCGCCCCGACGTGCTGGAGGCCGAATATTCGTTGCGTGCGGCCAACGCCAACATCGGTGTGGCACGCGCGCAGCTCTTCCCCACCATCTCGCTCTCGGCTCTGACCGGCTTTGCCGCGCAGTCGCTCTCCGGTCTCTTCGACGAGGCGTCGCGCTCCACCAGCTATGGCGGCAACGGCGAATGGTCGATCTTCAACGCGGGCGGCCGCAGCGCCAATGTCGGCGTTGCCAAGGCCCAGCGCGACGCCGCGCTGGCGACCTACGAAGGTGCGATCCAGACCGCCTTTCGCGAGACCGCCGACGCGCTCGCCGACCAGGGGACCATCGCCGAGCGGCTGGATGCGGCCACCAACTTCACCGAAGTCTCCGCCGACAACGCGCGCCTCGTCGAGGCGACCTACCGGCAGGGCATGGCCAGTTCGCTGGAGAACCTCGATGCCCAGCGCAGCCTCTATGCCGCGCGGCAGGCCGAAGTGGGCATGCGACTTGCCCGCGCGGTCAACCGCATCACGCTCTACCGCGTACTCGGCGGCGAGTGGGTGAGCCAGCCTCGCCCCGACGAGGCCGCAAACTAG
- a CDS encoding MarR family winged helix-turn-helix transcriptional regulator: MSTNAPDASTGKTMKSLFTETDSLQRQVGIRLSVLARLLRNSFDRKAASLQATRSQWTMIAIVARYPGSTQRCISEYLDMSEASAGRLIDKLCQEGLLERRAKEDDRRARVVYVTEAAAPVLAALGEAATENEAQLFKGFSDGELEQMCAFMDRIHANASES; encoded by the coding sequence GTGAGCACGAATGCGCCGGATGCCAGCACCGGCAAGACCATGAAATCGCTGTTTACAGAGACAGATTCGCTGCAGCGGCAGGTCGGCATCCGCCTTTCCGTCCTCGCCCGGTTGCTGCGCAATTCCTTCGACCGGAAGGCCGCTTCACTCCAGGCCACCCGCTCGCAATGGACGATGATCGCGATTGTCGCACGCTACCCCGGCTCGACCCAACGCTGCATCTCCGAATATCTCGACATGTCCGAAGCCTCCGCCGGACGGCTGATCGACAAGCTGTGCCAGGAAGGCCTGCTGGAGCGCCGCGCCAAGGAGGACGATCGGCGCGCGCGTGTCGTCTACGTGACCGAGGCAGCCGCCCCGGTACTCGCCGCTCTGGGCGAGGCCGCGACCGAGAACGAGGCCCAGCTCTTCAAGGGTTTCAGCGACGGCGAACTGGAACAGATGTGCGCATTCATGGACCGCATCCACGCCAACGCCAGCGAGAGCTGA
- a CDS encoding 3'(2'),5'-bisphosphate nucleotidase CysQ, with the protein MTDGDLAAHLANVAGKILIEVRESGMFEGKSLGKAGDQTANQFLVHALREQRAEDGLLSEEEKDNAERLAKERVWIVDPVDGTREYGEARADWAVHVGMAVNGVPTLGAVALPGADMVLRSDQPGEIPAAPEKLRMVVSRTRPAKEATGVCEAIGGELVPMGSAGAKAMAILRGEADIYLHSGGQYEWDSCAPAAVALGWGLHASRIDGSPLVYNQEDVYMPDLLICRKEHAEMVLEKVKAFL; encoded by the coding sequence ATGACCGACGGCGACCTTGCGGCGCATCTCGCCAACGTTGCGGGCAAGATCCTCATCGAGGTGCGCGAATCCGGCATGTTCGAGGGCAAGTCCCTCGGCAAGGCCGGCGACCAGACGGCCAACCAGTTCCTCGTTCACGCGCTGCGCGAGCAGCGCGCCGAGGACGGCCTTCTCTCCGAAGAAGAGAAGGACAATGCCGAGCGTCTCGCCAAGGAGCGCGTGTGGATCGTCGACCCGGTCGACGGGACACGCGAATATGGCGAAGCGCGCGCCGACTGGGCGGTCCATGTCGGCATGGCGGTGAACGGCGTGCCGACCCTGGGCGCGGTCGCGCTGCCAGGGGCCGACATGGTGCTGCGTTCGGATCAGCCGGGTGAAATCCCGGCTGCGCCCGAGAAGCTGCGCATGGTGGTCAGCCGCACGCGTCCAGCCAAGGAAGCGACCGGCGTGTGCGAGGCCATCGGCGGCGAGCTCGTCCCGATGGGCTCGGCGGGCGCCAAGGCCATGGCGATCCTGCGCGGCGAAGCAGACATCTACCTGCACTCGGGCGGCCAGTACGAGTGGGATAGCTGCGCGCCCGCAGCGGTCGCACTGGGCTGGGGCCTTCATGCCTCGCGCATCGATGGCAGCCCGCTCGTCTACAACCAGGAAGACGTCTACATGCCCGACCTGCTGATCTGCCGGAAGGAGCATGCCGAGATGGTGCTGGAGAAGGTCAAGGCCTTCCTCTGA
- the cysN gene encoding sulfate adenylyltransferase subunit CysN produces the protein MADIETKESAYVVDKLIAEDIDSYLDQHEHKTMLRFITCGSVDDGKSTLIGRLLYDSKMIFEDQLDALANDSKKVGTQGQEIDFALLVDGLAAEREQGITIDVAYRFFNTEKRKFIVADCPGHEQYTRNMVTGASTSDLAVILIDARKGVLVQTRRHSYLCKLLGVKNIVLAVNKMDLVDYSQEVFDKILADYREFAESIGIENFTAMPISGYKGDNITTLSENTPWYKAPEYAGVPLIEHLETVEVLTSDDADKPFRMPVQWVNRPNLDFRGFSGQIATGVVKPKDKIRVLPSGKTSTVSKIVTFDGELEEAGAGQSVTICFEDEIDCSRGSVISVADAPPQTADQFESTFVWMADEAMVPGRAYWMKIGTQMVSASVAEPKYEINVNTMEELAAKTLELNSIGVAEMTTDKQIVFEPYTENRQLGGFILIDKMTNATVAAGMINFSLRRSQNVHWQAVDISRTQHAALKNQKPAVLWFTGLSGSGKSTIANMVEKKLHRMNRHTFLLDGDNVRHGLNKDLGFTESDRIENIRRVGEVSKLMTDAGLIVITAFISPFQADRELVRAMLPEGEFLEVFIDTPLKVAEARDVKGLYKKARAGELKNFTGIDSPYEAPRNPEIRIDTTKLSPEEAADLIVDTLLGDV, from the coding sequence ATGGCCGATATCGAGACCAAAGAGTCCGCATACGTCGTCGACAAGCTGATCGCCGAGGACATCGACAGCTATCTCGACCAGCACGAACACAAGACCATGCTGCGCTTCATTACCTGCGGCAGCGTGGACGACGGCAAGTCGACCCTGATCGGGCGCCTGCTCTACGATTCGAAGATGATCTTCGAGGACCAGCTCGACGCGCTCGCCAACGACTCCAAGAAGGTCGGCACGCAGGGGCAGGAGATCGACTTCGCGCTCCTCGTCGACGGCCTCGCCGCCGAACGTGAGCAGGGCATCACCATCGACGTCGCCTACCGCTTCTTCAACACCGAGAAGCGCAAGTTCATCGTCGCCGACTGCCCGGGCCACGAGCAGTACACGCGCAACATGGTGACCGGCGCCTCGACCTCGGACCTCGCCGTCATCCTGATTGACGCGCGCAAGGGCGTGCTCGTCCAGACGCGCCGTCATAGCTACCTCTGCAAGCTTCTGGGCGTGAAGAACATCGTCCTGGCCGTCAACAAGATGGACCTCGTCGACTACAGCCAGGAGGTCTTCGACAAGATCCTCGCCGACTACCGCGAGTTCGCCGAATCGATCGGCATCGAGAACTTCACGGCGATGCCGATCTCGGGCTACAAGGGTGACAACATCACCACGCTTTCCGAGAACACGCCCTGGTACAAGGCCCCGGAATACGCCGGTGTTCCGCTTATCGAGCACTTGGAGACCGTCGAAGTCCTGACCTCGGACGATGCGGACAAGCCGTTCCGCATGCCGGTGCAGTGGGTGAACCGTCCCAACCTCGACTTCCGCGGCTTCTCGGGTCAGATTGCGACCGGCGTGGTCAAGCCCAAGGACAAGATCCGCGTCCTGCCTTCGGGCAAGACCAGCACCGTCTCCAAGATCGTCACCTTCGATGGCGAACTGGAAGAGGCCGGGGCCGGTCAGTCGGTGACGATCTGCTTCGAGGACGAGATCGACTGCTCGCGCGGTTCGGTGATCTCGGTCGCCGATGCGCCGCCGCAGACCGCCGACCAGTTCGAATCGACCTTCGTGTGGATGGCGGACGAGGCGATGGTGCCGGGCCGTGCCTACTGGATGAAGATCGGCACGCAGATGGTGTCGGCCTCGGTTGCCGAACCCAAGTACGAGATCAACGTCAACACGATGGAAGAGCTGGCGGCCAAGACGCTTGAGCTTAACTCCATCGGCGTGGCCGAGATGACGACCGACAAGCAGATCGTCTTCGAGCCCTACACCGAGAACCGCCAGCTTGGCGGCTTCATCCTGATCGACAAGATGACCAACGCGACGGTCGCGGCGGGCATGATCAACTTCAGCTTGCGCCGTTCGCAGAACGTCCACTGGCAGGCGGTCGACATCAGCCGCACGCAGCACGCCGCGCTCAAGAACCAGAAGCCGGCCGTGCTGTGGTTCACGGGGCTCTCGGGTTCGGGCAAGTCGACGATTGCCAACATGGTCGAGAAGAAGCTGCACCGGATGAACCGGCACACCTTCCTGCTCGATGGCGACAACGTGCGCCACGGTCTCAACAAGGACCTGGGCTTCACCGAGAGCGACCGCATCGAGAACATCCGCCGCGTGGGCGAGGTCTCCAAGCTGATGACCGATGCCGGCCTGATCGTGATCACCGCGTTCATCTCGCCGTTCCAGGCCGACCGTGAGCTGGTGCGCGCGATGCTGCCCGAGGGCGAGTTCCTCGAGGTCTTCATCGACACGCCGCTCAAGGTTGCCGAAGCGCGCGACGTGAAGGGCCTCTACAAGAAGGCGCGTGCCGGTGAGCTCAAGAACTTCACGGGCATCGACAGCCCCTATGAAGCTCCGCGCAATCCTGAAATCCGCATCGACACGACCAAGCTTTCGCCTGAAGAGGCGGCGGACCTGATCGTCGACACGCTGCTGGGAGACGTCTGA
- the cysD gene encoding sulfate adenylyltransferase subunit CysD, which translates to MGGSRRCHPCRFRLFPSPGAVARGTRTARRGSSMKKLTHLERLEAESIQIIREVAAEADKPVMLYSVGKDSAVMLHLARKAFYPSPPPFPLLHVDTTWKFKAMYDLRDKMAEMSGMELLVYNNPEAKEKGINPFDHGSLHTDMWKTEGLKQALDKYGFDAAFGGARRDEEKSRAKERIFSFRTSSHGWDPKNQRPELWNLYNAKKARGESIRVFPISNWTELDVWQYIRLENIPIVPLYFAEKRPTFEWEGGLFMADDPERLEKVLGYMPEITEKSIRFRTLGCFPLTGAVESEASTLTEVIQETLLTTTSERQGRVIDKDAGGAGMEVKKQQGYF; encoded by the coding sequence ATGGGAGGTTCGCGCCGCTGTCATCCCTGTAGGTTCAGGCTATTCCCGTCCCCAGGCGCTGTCGCCCGGGGGACGCGCACGGCTCGAAGAGGGAGTTCGATGAAGAAACTGACGCATCTTGAAAGGCTGGAAGCGGAAAGCATCCAGATCATCCGCGAGGTCGCCGCCGAGGCCGACAAGCCGGTCATGCTCTATTCGGTGGGCAAGGACAGCGCGGTGATGCTCCACCTTGCGCGCAAGGCCTTCTATCCCTCGCCGCCGCCGTTCCCGCTACTCCACGTCGACACGACCTGGAAGTTCAAGGCCATGTACGACCTGCGCGACAAGATGGCCGAGATGTCGGGCATGGAACTGCTCGTCTACAACAACCCCGAAGCCAAGGAAAAGGGCATCAACCCCTTCGACCATGGCTCGCTTCACACCGACATGTGGAAGACCGAAGGGCTGAAGCAGGCGCTCGACAAGTACGGTTTCGATGCCGCTTTCGGCGGGGCCCGCCGCGACGAGGAAAAGAGCCGCGCCAAGGAGCGCATCTTCTCGTTCCGCACGTCCTCGCACGGCTGGGACCCGAAGAACCAGCGCCCCGAGCTGTGGAACCTCTACAACGCGAAGAAGGCGCGCGGCGAATCGATCCGTGTCTTCCCGATCTCGAACTGGACCGAGCTCGACGTGTGGCAGTACATCCGCCTCGAGAACATCCCCATCGTGCCGCTCTACTTCGCTGAGAAGCGCCCGACCTTCGAGTGGGAAGGTGGCCTGTTCATGGCCGATGATCCCGAGCGCCTGGAAAAGGTCCTGGGCTACATGCCCGAGATCACCGAGAAGTCGATCCGCTTCCGCACGCTCGGCTGCTTCCCGCTGACCGGCGCGGTCGAGAGCGAAGCCTCGACGCTGACCGAGGTCATCCAGGAGACGCTCCTGACCACCACCAGTGAGCGGCAGGGCCGCGTGATCGACAAGGATGCCGGCGGTGCCGGTATGGAAGTCAAGAAGCAGCAGGGGTACTTCTGA
- a CDS encoding helix-turn-helix transcriptional regulator, translating to MALTSSDETDLLLPLLGAMRETPRFSTFLERLRRRTGARYIALLTRQGDLGKAPITEFHAGDPLPTGSPVTGSSALFDLDRAHYDSLRPGRVYALGELVDHDPVLRAQRWRELRDLGLADERIVRILADPGLDAWLVLARTSPCSASDSALLSNLAPYVAEALRSGRDLDAARDSARINAAGMARSGNGWMTFDADGRLVDLSAQTQTWWSAAYGQPPRRGERLLGLARPAERGLLSAIDELARDKAAAPRPVLLSDSPRVEALVQRIALDDDPPPATTARFLAVFALPHAPSDDAQARLTALHALPPREAELALKLSEGLSIAEAAQAMGLTVETARNYSKRIYAKLGVRGKAELVRRILEGTAHMT from the coding sequence ATGGCCCTGACAAGCTCCGACGAGACAGATCTGCTGCTCCCGCTGCTGGGGGCCATGCGCGAAACGCCGCGCTTTTCCACGTTCCTGGAGCGCCTGCGGCGGCGCACCGGCGCGCGCTATATTGCCCTTCTCACGCGCCAGGGCGACCTCGGCAAAGCTCCGATCACCGAGTTTCACGCGGGAGATCCTCTTCCGACCGGAAGCCCAGTCACAGGCAGTTCGGCGCTGTTCGACCTCGACCGCGCCCACTACGACAGCCTGCGTCCCGGCCGCGTCTACGCCCTGGGCGAACTGGTCGATCACGACCCGGTGCTCAGGGCTCAGCGCTGGCGCGAACTGCGCGACCTTGGCCTGGCCGACGAGCGGATCGTGCGTATCCTCGCCGATCCCGGTCTCGATGCCTGGCTGGTGCTTGCCCGCACGAGCCCCTGCAGCGCGAGCGACAGCGCCCTGCTGTCAAATCTTGCGCCCTACGTTGCCGAAGCGCTGCGCTCGGGACGGGATCTCGACGCCGCGCGTGACAGTGCCCGGATCAACGCGGCCGGCATGGCGCGCTCGGGAAATGGCTGGATGACCTTCGATGCCGACGGCCGCCTCGTCGACCTCAGTGCGCAAACACAGACATGGTGGAGCGCGGCTTACGGCCAGCCTCCACGCAGAGGGGAGCGCCTCCTTGGCCTAGCGCGTCCAGCCGAACGCGGACTGCTCAGCGCAATCGACGAGCTCGCGCGGGATAAGGCAGCCGCGCCGCGGCCTGTGCTCCTGAGCGATTCCCCGCGGGTCGAAGCCCTCGTGCAACGCATCGCGCTGGACGATGACCCGCCCCCAGCGACCACGGCGCGCTTTCTCGCCGTCTTCGCCCTCCCCCACGCGCCGTCAGACGACGCCCAGGCCCGCCTCACCGCCCTGCACGCCCTGCCCCCGCGCGAGGCCGAACTGGCGCTGAAACTATCGGAAGGGCTCAGCATTGCCGAAGCCGCACAGGCCATGGGCCTGACCGTCGAGACGGCGCGCAACTACTCCAAGCGCATCTACGCCAAGCTGGGCGTGCGCGGAAAAGCCGAACTGGTGCGGCGGATCCTGGAGGGCACAGCGCACATGACCTGA
- the thiE gene encoding thiamine phosphate synthase — MTDDTDIEREPTQLYLISPLEVGGDFPQRLERALDAGEVAAFQFRVKDIDQHEAVRLAEPLQAICAARGVAFIVNDSISLAKRLKADGVHLGQDDDTVEEARKALGTDAQIGVTCHDSRHLAMEAGDAGADYVAFGAYFPTTTKETKHVAGTDLLEWWQVIFEIPCVAIGGITPENCVDLVRKGADFIAVSGAVWNGDEAEAVAAFTKAIAEGMAPA; from the coding sequence ATGACCGACGACACCGATATCGAACGCGAACCTACGCAGCTTTACCTGATTTCGCCGCTGGAGGTGGGAGGCGACTTCCCCCAGCGCCTGGAGCGTGCGCTCGACGCTGGAGAGGTCGCGGCTTTCCAGTTTCGCGTGAAGGATATCGACCAGCATGAGGCGGTGCGTCTGGCTGAGCCTTTGCAGGCGATCTGTGCCGCGCGGGGCGTGGCTTTTATCGTCAACGATTCGATCAGCCTCGCCAAGCGCCTCAAGGCCGATGGCGTGCATCTGGGGCAGGACGACGACACCGTCGAGGAAGCGCGCAAGGCCCTGGGCACGGATGCGCAGATCGGGGTGACCTGCCACGACAGCCGTCACCTCGCCATGGAAGCGGGCGATGCAGGCGCGGATTACGTTGCCTTCGGAGCTTATTTCCCGACGACCACGAAGGAAACCAAGCACGTCGCGGGCACGGACCTGCTCGAATGGTGGCAAGTCATCTTCGAGATTCCGTGCGTCGCCATCGGCGGCATCACGCCGGAAAACTGCGTGGATCTGGTCCGCAAGGGCGCCGACTTCATCGCGGTTTCGGGCGCAGTCTGGAACGGGGATGAGGCTGAGGCTGTGGCCGCGTTCACCAAGGCCATTGCCGAGGGCATGGCCCCGGCCTGA